A single genomic interval of Limnothrix sp. FACHB-406 harbors:
- a CDS encoding DUF6825 family protein, with protein MSNPLVHAFFVGRAIAEVVNEQIERTATDWLSELGKFDAEQRENLRQLVEEALARAQQAEAAATNGRTSSSSASGGDDVQAELDDLRAEIARLRSEIKQYRSEANPS; from the coding sequence ATGAGTAACCCGCTTGTCCATGCCTTCTTTGTTGGTCGCGCGATCGCTGAAGTGGTAAACGAACAAATCGAGCGAACTGCCACCGATTGGTTGAGCGAGCTTGGGAAGTTCGATGCCGAACAGCGGGAAAACCTGCGCCAACTGGTTGAAGAGGCCCTGGCCAGGGCCCAACAGGCCGAAGCCGCCGCCACCAACGGACGCACCAGCAGCAGCAGCGCTTCCGGCGGCGACGATGTGCAAGCTGAACTCGATGATCTGCGAGCCGAAATTGCCCGCCTCAGGTCAGAGATTAAGCAATACCGCAGCGAAGCCAACCCAAGCTAG